CTTTTTTCTTACTACTTTTCCATGGAGCACTCATTGTCAAATAATTGTGTCTCCCCCGAgcctactttaaaaaaaaaaaaagttttattggTTTCCTTTCGGTATCGTCTCTGGGGTCCTGTCAGACATTGGACGACGACACATTTCCcaccaataacaacaacaaccagtggCAAAGTCGACCAGTGTTGCAGTGGGACAAGCAGCAGGTGTGTCTGTGGTTAATTGCCATGAACATGGATGAGTACGCATCTGAGTTTGCAGCCAGAGGTGTGGACGGGCCACAGTTGCTCAACATGGACAGTGAGAAACTCAAGGTGAGCAGTGAAGATGAAGTGGTAGGCACCGGTACACAGATCCCATTAAATAACCCATTCTAGAAAATTGTATTCTGAtgtatgatttgtttttctacttCATATATTCATAACCTCCTTAACTTATTGGCTGTTTAAGTCTATTGCCAGAacgttttgttttcatttgtactttttagtGTTTGTACCATGTACATTTAGATGTTGTGTTCTCtttctatttttctctttctatttGAAAGCTCTGAATGCTACTTATCTAATTTCTGTTAAATTCAGTAAATAAAGTTGGGATACTACTGGCTggtataaatatgtaatatttaaacAAATCTGAGGCTATATTGGCagaactttatttatttaagtatgtAACATAAACATCACCTGGAAACCGTTTATTTAAAGAAGTGTTACAACAATGCATATTGAGTGGGACACTTCAGTTTAATATAttcttgtttgtgttcctcAATAACCTCAAATGTCTTTATCTGTGCTGCATTGTCTTTATCTGACATAGTATATGGTGATACTTTTCAGTGAGATGATAGTCGGCCATGCTGATGTATTAACAAGCCTCTTCTGGTTATAACTACGTCTTAGTGGAACTGCATCTGTCCCCTTTTTATTGAGTTTAACTCCTCTTGTTGCcaattgtgaacacgtttaacaaTACAATCTGGTGTAGTTGGGTCATTAACCTGAACATGTGGAGTATCTTCTGTTGACATTTACATgtcctgtttctctttcttttgtctgcgGTCAGGCTCTGGGGGTGTTCAGTCAAAGCGATCGGTCTGCCCTCAAGAGGAAGCTGAAGGAGataaagaaaagggaagaaaaagaagagaagaggctGGAAAAGAAGAACACCATTTTGGATAAGGAGGgtgaagacaaagagaaagcCAGGATGATGATGGAGAAGTCTGTAAATGATGCCCGAGGCAGCAGCAAAACTGTAAGAACCGAGTCACTCTTATAAAAGGAAAGAGCGGTGATGTTGGCGCTACACCACCAGCAAGGGGGTGTGTTTGCAGCCTAACTCGCACAAAAATGTACTTGAACCTATTTCTATTTAGTCAATAGAAACCGCTATATGTACTGCACACATCCTAATGGCTATTATTTAGTATACACATTGGTTGATTGTAATTTTATAGATCATTGGACCAGAGCAGAGGTTGACTCCACCACCAAAGTTGCAGCAAATGTGTCTCAGTATGTGTCTGTAGTTTTGACAAACTACCGGTTTACAgtgatttttatttcatcatgAACCTTGaatgattttaatatttaaagatgtGCTGCTTTAAGCACTCAGGTATTTGCTgtaaatgcttctttttttttaaaatgtattaataaataactctttaaagctctttttgcatttaaatgatTAACTTGGCCTACAATAATCACACACGTAAGACATGGATAGAACAAGGTttagaatttatttttattttttacagaccGTGAATTCTGCAGAGGCTTGGTAGTACACTTAAAACCCGAGCGCTCGACTCCTGTGATAAGTTGCAGTTCATCCACAAAGTACAACTGATCGATCAACATTTACTGTAGAAATGCCTCTGTATGCATTGCATGACTCTTTGGCTTGTAGGGCACGTAACATgaagaataaatacaaaacaattctGCAAACCATCCAAAAAAATTGTACAAAAGCTCTAGAAATAatcccacccctcctcccccagtcAACACAGTGAATGTAGTAAATGTACAACACAAGCTCCAAAGGCCTGACAAACGGTAGACTGCAGTAccatctcccacaatgcaactctcCTTCCAGTGATTCATAAAGACTTCATCCAAGATTAATTCAGCCCTTGATGTAGACTTCTTCATCAAGAATTTAGTCTTACAactttttccatttattttttttaataatattaacagACTACACTGCAAAGACTAGGCAGGATAACAATCTGTGAAACTGGGAGTTCATCAGTAAGCAACAGCAAATCTGTGTGAAGTCCAATTCTCATTGGCTGTTAAGAACAATGTTCCTTGTCATGCCAGGTTGTCACCCAGGGCTGCTTTTCCAACTTTTCCCAGTTCCCATTCCTTGCGTTTCTTGCCCTCTCCTCCCGTTTGATGCAAACAGCGTTGTAACTGGGAACTCTGTCTTCATATTTGGCACGCCTAAAAAAGCCACACTGTGGAGAAgacaaaatggaaacaaaatcaATATTTTGTTTGGGGGAAATGCTATTTAAAGGAATTCAGAGAAAGCAAAGGACGTTGATGAGACATTTAACATCATCGGTCTAAGATGCAGTGAATCCACTGAGGGGTGTGGATGAGCCATCTGCACTCTTAAAGAAAGGAAACTGTTAGAGAAGGAAACCTTGAGACcaagtgactgcatgtgtgatgGCAACAAAAGATGGAGGAAGTGAGGAAATCAAAGAGATGCAGATCAGCCCCCATGGTGTAGTTCCTCACCACCTCCCCTGGCCATACAGGTAAACCGTCATGATTCACACATAATGTGTGAAAATCTAATCAGATAAAACACTTTGCAGAAATAATCATTCAGCTTTTATAACAGCATTCATGTCCCAGTGAGAATTGCCCACCTAAAACCAGAAAGCAGCTTTTAAAGCAAAAAAGGAGTGAGTGAGACAGTTTCACTCATTCATGGCAAGCCGGGTAATTttaccctcttttttttatgcatttgatGTCAGTCCCTCTTTTTCTGACGGGTcctctttattctttttctcaAAGACTCCACACTGAGGAGAGGAACAGTGTTAGAAATTGTGTGTATTTGCTGTTATGGAGACCTACAGTTGCTTTATAGGTGATACTTTATAGACCGCTAGGTCTTCATAAGTCATgaatatgtatgtttttgtattaGTGGGTCAGCTGGGCCAGCCCCTTGTCCTTCAGTCCTACCTTCCACAGAAGGAAAGCCAACAGGGCCAACAGCAGCAGCCCGAACAGGATGGATAGCACGATGATCCACCATGGCACTCCCGCGTACTGAGCACCTAGGCTCTTTGGGAACACCGTCAGCCTCACCTGGGGAACGCAATACAGTGATCGAACATCTGTATTAACATTTCTGATTCAGAATGTCGACTACACTTTCAAATCTCTTTTTACTCTCACTATATAGCTAGTGATCTATACACTATAGTACACTAGCTCAGGTTTATAATGTTCATGCACTACACTGACATCAGCATTATGTCATGCAATAAATAATCACGTCCCTTTCTTGCACCCCAAGCTGTCACATATTGCAAATACTTTTTTCTATTGTGTTTAATTACCTGTGTCCCAGCATTTACCACTGTGTTCTTAGAGCCATCGACATGCAGAGAGGCCTTCACTATCACCGCCACATGATGAAGCTTGGAAAAACTCTGTTTGAAGAGAAAGAGACTATTAAGTCAAATATGCATTACAAGTATAACGCAAAAACCTGtttccatttttaaataaaaacaagttaatAATGTGTTTCCCTTAAACATCGCAAACCCAAGACTACAAATAATTTGAATCTCAGCCAGTCAGGACAGCGAGGCTTAATACTCAATACCTTAAAGTTGCTGACATAAAAactgagttaaaaaaaacaacatattttccTGCAGTCTGTTTTGTTACCTCTATGAAGGTGCTGTTCCAGAGGCGAGATTTGAGAGTGATGACTGCACTACTCTCCAGGCCCCGTAGGGTGCACTTTATCGTCACACAGTTTGCCCCATCGTCACAGGACTGTCAACAAAGAAAGGAGCACAAAGTTACCACTCGTTTCCTCTACTACTGGTTGCAAATGTACATCATATAGTAATAGAACGTGGTAGTGTGGCGTTACCAGAGTTTTTGATTTCTTGTCAAGTAAACGTGAAAAAGTGGCCTCGTCACTTCCCTCAGTGttttctgctcctcttctcatcctaaTGTTTTTTGGTTCCTTCAAGCGGAgagaaaatatgcaaatatttaattaaatgaaagcttctttatttgatcaaataaatatacatcTGTAACCACATACCTCTACTgctatttaaaaagagacaccAAGTGAAAAAGTATCTTAATGTGATGTTTTCACTGACCATTTTAAGAGGGTTGACCTCCCCTTTAGGAGAGCACTCTAGCTGGTTTACTCCAGTGGAGCTGATATCCATCAGGTAGAGCAGCCACTTTCCCTTCACTGTCACCTTTGGCCAGTGGATGTCAAGGGTGGTGGTGCCAAAGTCTTCCAAGTGCTTCCCGAGATTGATTATCTGCAAATCAAGACAGGATCAGTGTCCCACCCCAGATGATATAGGATTATTATCTTCCTAAAGAACACGTTCATGCAGAATGATGGAGTAATAAACATTTCAATGAGATAGAGGGATACATGAGAACTAGCCACTTCTGATCTAGCAGCCGTCTTCTACTCACTCTGAACTGATGTGTGATGGCACTGCCAATGTCACTTTCAGTCTTCATGTCCGACTCACTTTTGACCTTTCCTGTAAAGTAGACCTGAGACGGCTGGGCTTGTCTGGGGAGACAGTAAAATGTAGTTAGTAGCATTAATCTGTGTGTCATACTAGTGTGTATTTGGATATGagatgcatgtgtgtttcttaCCCTGATAAGGACAGCTGCAACATGGTGACCACCTTTAACTTTGCTTTAATAGGGGCTATTTTCTCCTGGGAACTTGTCCTGTCGGATCAGAAATCACACACAGGCCAAGTCAGAAACTCCTACTGGAGGCCTACTCCAAATGTTAATGCATAATTAAGATGAATGCATTACAGTCGAGGAACGTATTTTCTGTATCTATAGTCTTATTTGTTCATATGATGTATTCCTTGATACCTTTGCAAGCTTAGATTCACTTACGTTACTAGCTGAAGAGTAATCTCCAGCTCAGTAGTATTGAAAGAGATGCCTGATGTGCTCAGAATAATGTAGAAGGTTGTCTATATGCACAAACAAATAGACATTAAGTGTTAACAGGGCACCTTGTCCAAGTAGACATTGTCCAAAAGGTCAGTCTCTCACCTCTGAGTTATGTCTGAAGGGGTTTCCAAGATCACAGTCAGCCATCGAACCATTTTTATTGGCTTTACAGGTTACCTCCAGTTCCTGAAATCAATAACAAGTTCCAATCAGAACCACATTGAAAGTGTGttcatgtgcgtgtgtgaaggagagagagagtgtttgagAACGAGAAACTCACAGTAGGTGCACTGCGGGAAGCAGAGTAGGTTAGGGACCGTGGGAAGGTGGCGATCAAAGAGGCTTCGTGTGCATCGTCTCCATCTAGATTGGACACTTTGACCTCCAAGGTGATGTCCTTCTGGTCACTGAGCTTGATCACCGGCATGCCGCCCGTCCTTTAGACAAACAAgttatgaaaaaataaacatgatgcTCTTGAGAAAAATAGGTGTAAAttcatggtaaatggacttgtacagcacttttctagtcttccgagcACTCAAAGCCCTTTaacacatgacatcattcacccatgcATACACTGCATGGgtggagctaaggttccacctgcacagcagcagtaaataacacattcacacaccgtaggcacagctacgggagcaattttggggttaagtgtcttgcccaaagacacatcgacatgggctagcggagccagggatcgaactgccaattctctgattgaaggacgaccctgctcaccactaagccacagtcgccccagcTGACAGGTGTGTGTATCCTCTTACAGTTCTAATGGGGTGAATATGCCTTCATCAGTTGTCCTGTGGCCGTAGCGATAATTCACCTGCAAGTTGCTCTGGCAAACATTGTCCCTGCCACACCCTTCCTTCAGGAAATTCACCTACAattgcattcacacacacacaaaaaaagattacGTAGATACATGCAGGAACATCAAATCTACTATATGTCTATATAGTCTATTCTTCATGCACAAGCACCTCCGATTGAGTTTTCATTGGCTCATTGGCATCGAGGACAGGTGGTATTTGAGTTGAGCTCTGTCTGCGTTTACGGCTGCCACCCTGGATTTCCACTGACACATCGACGGAGATCCCGTGCAGCTTGTCTTGAATATCACTCTGTAGAAGGACACATTACTCAACACCCAAAATGCACTTtgagcaagagaggagaaagaaaatgtctatAGAGCAACTACCGGTATGAGAAGCTGACGCTGAATGcacttttcctttccttccttgtCCATAGTGATGGTCCCTTTGGACTGGTAGGTATTTTCAGAGTGGTCAGAGAAGGTCGCTCTGGACGGAAGATTCTTCTTCCTGTGCTCAGCATCTGCCTCGAGGAAGTACACCAAGGCTAGATGGGACAGAGACGGGGACGAGTAAAGAAGGACAGATAAATATGTAATCATTGAAAGGGATGCGTATGGTTGCTTCTTGCTGATGAGAAGCAAAAAACACTGTAAAGATGACATgttgctttattttaaaaaagacggCTCAGCTTACTCAGACTTTGAGGGTAGTTCTTGGCAGTGAAGATGAAGCATGCCTCAACATCCAAGCTGGGGACACAATGCAGTTTATTCACAATTAGACACAGTATTGGCATAGGGTTTAGTAGTTTTTCCTCATAAGTTAATCAAAGCACCTActgaaaaaagagacacaaaccagaAGTTGCTGCCACATTTCTTGTCGGTGAAGTCGATTTGCTTCGGCGAGAACTTGATTTCCTTCTTGATGCTAATAACTGGGCGGGTTCTGGGGAGAACGGAACTCAAGTGAGCAAACGCTGACTATAACCACAATGAGAGATGGACAGTGTACAATGTGCTGTTCATTCACctgaagagaaagacagagtcAGAGAGCGATCCGACAGCCAAGTCAAGGTAGGCGTTCTTATCCAGATCAAAGTTTCCGGCCAAAGAGTAGCCAAACAGGCTCCCTCCTAAAGACTGGCCGGACAAAACCTGAagcaaaagaaacacacattttaattccAGTCACTTCATCCAAATTTGTGCAGCATCCAAATAAAACCAACTGTCATATATTTAGTGTAAGTGACACCCTAGCAAAAGTATTATTATGCTGGACAATATCCACACATTTCATCTCAATCCATTTTTTAGAAGCTTTTTTAACTCGAGCGTGGCGGCTTTTTCGTTTCTTGGACGAAAACATTACACATTTGGACAAAATGTATATAGATTTTCCACAAATGCATATTGTgggaaatacaaaaagaaagagccATGATGATCTATTCTACCAGTTTATTTCATACCTGTGAGGCTTTTTCAGACCTGAGACCATTGGCTGCTCCCTGGTAGATGTAAACATTCCCTGCACCATTATTGTCATATGGAGCTCCCACTGCAAAATCTGACAGTAAGAACGACACCAGTGACTTACAGTGTGGTTATACAGGAACATATATTTCATTCAACGTGGGTTTAAAGAACGACCAACTGGCAGTTttatacatatgcacacacaaacacacacaaacacattgcagcctTACCATCGTAACCATCCTGATTGATGTCCCCCAGGTTTTCCACAGCCACGCCAAACATGGAGTCCTGAGGTCCGTTTATTCTGGTGGGGGTGACTGAGTTCCACTTTCCGGCTTTGTTGACATAGACATAGACGGCTCCTCCTATTATCCCATCCTTCTCAAAGTACTGGGGTGCTCCCACCACTATGTCCAGCCAACTAACAAACAAGGGCATTGTATGTTAGTGAGTGTGCAGAAATAGAGCGCAAGCTTTTCAAAACAGAAGTTTCCGGGTGTGTGCATCGCCCTGTGCAACTCACCCGTCCGCATTGAGATCCAGCACGGCCACATCGTAGCCGAAAGACGAGGCCAGCCCTTCCCCTTCCAGGGTGAACTCTTCCAGCAAGATGTTGGTTGTATCGTCGCCTTTCTTCAGCAGCACAACACTTCCACTGTGATTCGCTCTGGGAGCTCCTGACACCACTGTGAGTTGGCCCTTCTTGGTCAGACCCATTCCCGAGGCCAGAGAGAAGCCTGGGACAGAGACAAAGGAATATGTGCCGACATAGTCAGAGGTAGTCTGGTACCTGAATATGCTTCTTTGTGACGATAGAGCAAATGAAGCAATGGTGTTAGATTGGCAATGACTGGATGAAGCGAGCGAGCTGCATTTTACCAAGGTAGCTGTTGGGTGGAGCGGGGACCAGTGCAGGGTTCTTTTCGTCCTCATCTCCAACCTCAAAAGGACCATCGTCAAAGATATCCATTTCTATGAATGATTCATTCTTTTGTTCCAAGCGTACCACACCTGGAGGAAATGAGAGCAGGTTAAGACTAGAGATATCTTGCTTGTAAAATGAGGGATGCAAAACCCATTACACAATAATCCTAATTAGCAGTAATG
This Cyclopterus lumpus isolate fCycLum1 chromosome 17, fCycLum1.pri, whole genome shotgun sequence DNA region includes the following protein-coding sequences:
- the LOC117746925 gene encoding integrin alpha-6-like isoform X1, producing the protein MEGRSACGLWTVVFLLGCGRLSAFNLDTENVLQHTGDKGSLFGFSLAMHQQVDPEDKRMLLVGAPRAKRLWNQKSEVTGGLYKCSITSHSMKCDRVDFDNHEDTEKESKENQWMGVSVNSQGPGGKIVTCAHRYKRRARVNTDLESRDIIGRCYVLSQSLTINPSSSEEGGSWHFCESRPRGHEMFGSCQQGLSATFDKDYHYIIFGAPGAYDWRGVVRLEQKNESFIEMDIFDDGPFEVGDEDEKNPALVPAPPNSYLGFSLASGMGLTKKGQLTVVSGAPRANHSGSVVLLKKGDDTTNILLEEFTLEGEGLASSFGYDVAVLDLNADGWLDIVVGAPQYFEKDGIIGGAVYVYVNKAGKWNSVTPTRINGPQDSMFGVAVENLGDINQDGYDDFAVGAPYDNNGAGNVYIYQGAANGLRSEKASQVLSGQSLGGSLFGYSLAGNFDLDKNAYLDLAVGSLSDSVFLFRTRPVISIKKEIKFSPKQIDFTDKKCGSNFCLDVEACFIFTAKNYPQSLTLVYFLEADAEHRKKNLPSRATFSDHSENTYQSKGTITMDKEGKEKCIQRQLLIPSDIQDKLHGISVDVSVEIQGGSRKRRQSSTQIPPVLDANEPMKTQSEVNFLKEGCGRDNVCQSNLQVNYRYGHRTTDEGIFTPLELTGGMPVIKLSDQKDITLEVKVSNLDGDDAHEASLIATFPRSLTYSASRSAPTELEVTCKANKNGSMADCDLGNPFRHNSETTFYIILSTSGISFNTTELEITLQLVTTSSQEKIAPIKAKLKVVTMLQLSLSGQAQPSQVYFTGKVKSESDMKTESDIGSAITHQFRIINLGKHLEDFGTTTLDIHWPKVTVKGKWLLYLMDISSTGVNQLECSPKGEVNPLKMEPKNIRMRRGAENTEGSDEATFSRLLDKKSKTLSCDDGANCVTIKCTLRGLESSAVITLKSRLWNSTFIESFSKLHHVAVIVKASLHVDGSKNTVVNAGTQVRLTVFPKSLGAQYAGVPWWIIVLSILFGLLLLALLAFLLWKCGFFRRAKYEDRVPSYNAVCIKREERARNARNGNWEKLEKQPWVTTWHDKEHCS
- the LOC117746925 gene encoding integrin alpha-6-like isoform X2; the protein is MEGRSACGLWTVVFLLGCGRLSAFNLDTENVLQHTGDKGSLFGFSLAMHQQVDPEDKRMLLVGAPRAKRLWNQKSEVTGGLYKCSITSHSMKCDRVDFDNHEDTEKESKENQWMGVSVNSQGPGGKIVTCAHRYKRRARVNTDLESRDIIGRCYVLSQSLTINPSSSEEGGSWHFCESRPRGHEMFGSCQQGLSATFDKDYHYIIFGAPGAYDWRGVVRLEQKNESFIEMDIFDDGPFEVGDEDEKNPALVPAPPNSYLGFSLASGMGLTKKGQLTVVSGAPRANHSGSVVLLKKGDDTTNILLEEFTLEGEGLASSFGYDVAVLDLNADGWLDIVVGAPQYFEKDGIIGGAVYVYVNKAGKWNSVTPTRINGPQDSMFGVAVENLGDINQDGYDDFAVGAPYDNNGAGNVYIYQGAANGLRSEKASQVLSGQSLGGSLFGYSLAGNFDLDKNAYLDLAVGSLSDSVFLFRTRPVISIKKEIKFSPKQIDFTDKKCGSNFCLDVEACFIFTAKNYPQSLTLVYFLEADAEHRKKNLPSRATFSDHSENTYQSKGTITMDKEGKEKCIQRQLLIPSDIQDKLHGISVDVSVEIQGGSRKRRQSSTQIPPVLDANEPMKTQSEVNFLKEGCGRDNVCQSNLQVNYRYGHRTTDEGIFTPLELTGGMPVIKLSDQKDITLEVKVSNLDGDDAHEASLIATFPRSLTYSASRSAPTELEVTCKANKNGSMADCDLGNPFRHNSETTFYIILSTSGISFNTTELEITLQLVTTSSQEKIAPIKAKLKVVTMLQLSLSGQAQPSQVYFTGKVKSESDMKTESDIGSAITHQFRIINLGKHLEDFGTTTLDIHWPKVTVKGKWLLYLMDISSTGVNQLECSPKGEVNPLKMEPKNIRMRRGAENTEGSDEATFSRLLDKKSKTLSCDDGANCVTIKCTLRGLESSAVITLKSRLWNSTFIESFSKLHHVAVIVKASLHVDGSKNTVVNAGTQVRLTVFPKSLGAQYAGVPWWIIVLSILFGLLLLALLAFLLWKCGVFEKKNKEDPSEKEGLTSNA